A section of the Rhizobium sp. Pop5 genome encodes:
- a CDS encoding ATP-binding protein has protein sequence MLNNDLRMSGKAGEPDRRDGHAPGNRFLGRVVACSGSRATIAAVAEQGGTDLTELWSVGRLISISVGRNRVVALVYQMNTGSHAWGEGEDNYFQIETELLGEVRVDEDGTEEFSTGISRYPYLGAIAHRIRAADLMRIYDAGEGTTAVIGKLTQDESIDAAIHIPSMLSKHFAVVGSTGVGKSTAVSLLLHKAIAANPKLRVLILDPHNEFAAAFPKHAVTIDTDTLDLPFWLMRLEEFAEVVFRGRSPVPEELDMLRDIMPEAKRAFRGSDNSLVRRTTEKSSITADTPVPYRMADLLALIDERIGRLEGRAEKPFLRSLKMRLIAAINDPRYHFMFSNNTISDTITETIAQIFRIPGDGKPICTFQLAGIPSEVVNSVASVLCRMAFEVALWSEGAIHMLVVCEEAHRYIPSDPSLGFVPTRQAIARIAKEGRKYGVSLGIITQRPGELDQTILSQCSTLFAMRLANDRDQEIIRSAIPNSSISTTSFISSIGNGEAIAFGEAISVPMRMRFSRVDESLLPKAASASSKHSEEDPDTVDLRKIVTRMRAVTVGPDISNFQQSMAASAASFDEADAAGEDLDAKPYTPPAAEAAAPLESYRRELLPQAPRLDPAASPSIDPRLDALRREMRREEPVFPRPAPPSDQPAITRREPGSSLRESILRKPLSGLYNKD, from the coding sequence TTGCTCAACAACGACTTGCGCATGTCTGGCAAGGCAGGCGAGCCCGATCGACGCGACGGCCATGCGCCGGGAAATCGCTTTCTCGGCCGCGTCGTTGCGTGCAGCGGCTCCAGGGCAACGATTGCCGCCGTCGCCGAACAGGGCGGCACCGATCTCACCGAACTCTGGTCCGTCGGCCGGCTGATTTCGATCAGCGTCGGCCGCAACCGCGTCGTCGCCCTCGTCTATCAGATGAATACCGGCAGCCATGCCTGGGGCGAAGGCGAGGACAATTACTTCCAGATCGAGACCGAGCTGCTCGGCGAAGTCCGCGTCGATGAGGACGGCACCGAGGAATTCTCGACCGGCATCTCGCGTTACCCCTATCTCGGCGCCATCGCCCACCGCATCCGCGCCGCCGACCTGATGCGCATCTATGATGCCGGCGAAGGCACAACAGCTGTCATCGGCAAGCTGACGCAGGACGAAAGCATCGATGCGGCAATCCACATCCCCTCGATGCTCTCCAAGCATTTCGCCGTCGTCGGCTCCACCGGCGTCGGCAAGTCGACGGCCGTGTCGCTGCTCCTGCACAAGGCGATCGCGGCGAACCCGAAGCTGCGCGTGCTGATCCTCGATCCGCACAATGAATTCGCCGCCGCCTTTCCCAAGCACGCCGTCACCATCGACACCGACACGCTCGACCTGCCCTTCTGGCTGATGCGGCTCGAAGAATTCGCCGAAGTGGTCTTCCGCGGCCGCTCGCCGGTGCCCGAAGAGCTCGACATGCTGCGCGATATCATGCCGGAGGCCAAGCGCGCCTTCCGCGGCAGCGACAATTCGCTGGTACGCCGCACGACTGAAAAGAGCTCGATCACTGCGGATACGCCGGTTCCCTACCGCATGGCCGATCTGCTGGCGCTGATCGACGAGCGCATCGGCCGCCTGGAGGGCCGTGCGGAAAAGCCTTTCCTGCGTTCATTGAAGATGCGCCTCATCGCCGCGATCAACGATCCGCGCTATCATTTCATGTTTTCCAACAATACGATAAGCGACACGATCACCGAAACGATCGCGCAGATCTTCCGCATCCCCGGCGATGGCAAGCCGATCTGCACCTTTCAGCTGGCCGGTATCCCCTCCGAAGTCGTCAATTCGGTCGCCTCGGTGCTCTGCCGCATGGCCTTCGAAGTGGCGCTCTGGAGCGAGGGCGCGATCCACATGCTCGTCGTCTGCGAGGAAGCCCACCGCTACATCCCCTCCGATCCCAGCCTCGGCTTCGTGCCGACGCGCCAGGCGATCGCCCGCATCGCCAAGGAAGGCCGCAAATACGGCGTCTCCCTCGGCATCATCACCCAGCGGCCGGGCGAGCTCGACCAGACAATCCTGTCGCAGTGCTCGACGCTGTTTGCCATGCGCCTTGCCAACGACCGCGACCAGGAAATCATCCGCTCGGCCATCCCGAATTCATCGATCTCGACGACGAGCTTCATCTCCTCGATCGGCAACGGCGAGGCCATTGCCTTCGGCGAGGCGATCAGCGTGCCGATGCGCATGCGCTTTTCCCGCGTCGACGAAAGCCTGCTGCCGAAGGCCGCCAGCGCCAGCAGCAAGCATAGCGAGGAAGATCCCGACACGGTCGACCTGCGCAAGATCGTCACCCGCATGCGGGCGGTGACCGTCGGACCCGACATTTCGAATTTCCAGCAGAGCATGGCCGCATCTGCGGCAAGCTTCGACGAGGCGGATGCCGCTGGCGAGGATCTCGACGCCAAGCCCTATACGCCGCCGGCAGCCGAGGCGGCCGCGCCGCTCGAATCCTACCGGCGCGAATTGCTGCCGCAGGCGCCGCGGCTGGACCCGGCCGCATCTCCCTCGATCGACCCACGGCTCGATGCGCTACGCCGGGAAATGCGCCGCGAGGAGCCGGTCTTTCCCCGTCCGGCGCCGCCGAGCGACCAGCCTGCGATCACCCGCCGGGAACCCGGCTCGTCCCTGCGCGAAAGCATTCTGAGAAAACCGTTGAGCGGCCTTTACAACAAGGATTGA
- a CDS encoding dihydrodipicolinate synthase family protein translates to MSSVSPFHGLSAFPPTPADIHGRVDTQALCGLLERLCDAGVASIGLLGSTGIYAYLTREERLRAVKAAVECVSGRVPILVGVGALRTDHARDLARDAASAGADALLLAPVSYTPLTQEEAYEHFLAVTKAAKLPLCIYNNPGTTHFTFSRDLLQRLSDIETIRAVKMPLPADGDLRGELAALREKTNLAIGYSGDWGAGEALLSGADAWYSVVAGLLPRTALALAKAAISGNGDETHRLGGLLQPLWETFKAFGSIRVIYMLVEHLSLGRAELPRPLMPLAPADRQRAIDAVRPLIALEHQSLL, encoded by the coding sequence ATGTCGTCTGTCTCTCCGTTTCACGGCCTTTCGGCCTTTCCGCCGACGCCTGCCGACATCCACGGCCGGGTCGATACGCAGGCTCTCTGCGGCCTGCTGGAACGCCTGTGCGATGCAGGCGTCGCTTCCATCGGGCTTCTCGGCAGCACCGGGATCTACGCCTATCTCACGCGCGAGGAGCGGCTGCGGGCCGTCAAGGCCGCGGTCGAATGCGTCAGCGGCCGCGTTCCCATTCTCGTCGGCGTCGGTGCTCTGAGGACAGATCATGCGCGGGATCTCGCGAGGGATGCGGCGTCTGCCGGCGCGGACGCACTTCTGCTTGCCCCGGTCTCCTATACGCCGCTGACCCAGGAAGAAGCCTACGAACATTTCCTGGCGGTCACGAAGGCAGCCAAGCTGCCGCTCTGCATCTACAACAATCCCGGCACGACCCATTTCACCTTCAGCCGGGACCTGTTGCAGCGCCTTTCCGACATCGAGACGATCAGGGCGGTGAAAATGCCGCTGCCGGCCGACGGCGATTTGCGCGGCGAACTCGCGGCCTTGCGCGAAAAAACCAATCTCGCCATCGGCTACAGCGGCGATTGGGGTGCCGGCGAAGCGCTGCTTTCGGGCGCGGACGCCTGGTACAGCGTCGTCGCCGGCCTGCTGCCGCGCACGGCCCTTGCGCTGGCCAAGGCAGCCATATCAGGCAATGGCGATGAGACACATCGGCTCGGCGGGCTTCTTCAGCCGCTCTGGGAAACGTTCAAGGCATTCGGAAGCATCCGGGTAATCTATATGCTGGTCGAGCATCTCTCACTCGGCCGGGCGGAGCTTCCGCGGCCTCTGATGCCGCTCGCGCCGGCCGACCGGCAGCGTGCGATCGATGCCGTGCGCCCGCTGATCGCGCTGGAGCATCAATCCTTGTTGTAA
- a CDS encoding LysE family translocator produces the protein MQDLIVVYIAYAIAAGSPGPSNMAIMNVAMSQGRRPALALAAGVITMSSCWGLIAVTGISTLLVRYAHALLFLKIAGGLYLLWLAGKAARSAVREAPAAKFVRPAAEFGALYRRGILMHLGNPKAVLAWVAIMSLGLKPGASLQTAVTAFGGCVLLGILIFAGYALLFSTAPMVRAYARARRWIEGSLAVFFAGAGSRLLFSQ, from the coding sequence ATGCAGGATCTTATCGTCGTCTACATCGCCTATGCGATCGCCGCAGGCAGTCCCGGGCCAAGCAACATGGCCATCATGAACGTGGCGATGAGCCAGGGACGACGGCCCGCGCTTGCCCTTGCCGCCGGCGTCATAACCATGTCGTCATGCTGGGGGCTGATCGCGGTCACCGGCATCTCGACGCTGCTCGTGCGCTATGCCCATGCGCTGCTGTTCCTGAAGATCGCAGGCGGGCTCTACCTCCTCTGGCTTGCCGGGAAAGCGGCCCGCTCGGCGGTCCGGGAGGCGCCGGCAGCCAAGTTCGTGCGGCCCGCGGCGGAGTTCGGCGCGCTCTATCGCCGCGGAATACTGATGCATCTCGGAAACCCGAAAGCGGTTCTCGCCTGGGTGGCGATCATGTCGCTCGGCCTCAAGCCCGGCGCTTCGCTTCAAACAGCCGTCACCGCCTTCGGCGGCTGCGTGCTGCTCGGGATCTTGATATTTGCCGGTTATGCCCTGCTTTTCTCTACCGCGCCGATGGTGCGCGCCTATGCCAGGGCGCGCCGCTGGATCGAGGGAAGTCTCGCCGTCTTCTTCGCGGGTGCCGGATCGCGCCTGCTGTTTTCCCAATGA
- a CDS encoding PLP-dependent aminotransferase family protein — protein sequence MSKRRSIIEIPSLNAIDRTAHSGRQLAQALRGAIASGELRPGERLPSTRTLSATLMIARGTVVEVFDQLTAEGYLEARVGAGTRVAAALRDTPPALPPDRAAPTAAETIDLPSPAARLIAVARALTPHPPVPFAIAVPASGIAPDDNWRRLGNRVRASKQAAPSGYHDPMGLPELRVAIAEHVRRARAVHCGPEQVIVTSGTQQGLYMAGRVLLSRGDPVWAEDPAYPGLTAVLDDLGLSTHRIPVDAQGMNVERGLELCPQARAAFVTPSHQYPIGMPLSMARRNALIAWADQHRAWIVEDDYDSELRYAGHPFPSMQGLRPSRVIYLGTFSKVLFPSLRLGYVIAPAPLAEAFAGARAILDRHSPTSEQHVLAAYMKEGYLEAHIRRIRGLYAERRAILLSALERALPEGCCIEPSDQGMHILLWLPEGTDDVQLAARALSAGIAVRAISPMYAGQPARPGLMLGFGGFLQDELQAAVGELVRLLRLCERRTSEHMPP from the coding sequence ATGTCGAAGCGACGCAGCATCATCGAAATCCCGTCGCTCAACGCGATCGATCGAACGGCCCATTCCGGCCGCCAGCTTGCGCAGGCCCTCAGGGGCGCAATCGCCAGCGGCGAGCTGAGGCCCGGCGAACGCCTTCCTTCGACCCGCACCCTTTCGGCCACCCTGATGATCGCGCGCGGCACGGTCGTCGAGGTTTTCGATCAGCTGACGGCCGAAGGCTATCTCGAAGCCCGCGTCGGAGCCGGCACCCGGGTCGCCGCTGCCCTGAGGGACACACCGCCGGCGCTCCCGCCCGATCGTGCGGCACCGACGGCCGCGGAAACCATAGACCTGCCTTCCCCGGCGGCCCGGCTGATCGCGGTTGCCCGCGCTCTCACGCCTCATCCGCCCGTTCCCTTCGCCATCGCGGTGCCGGCGTCCGGCATCGCCCCCGACGATAACTGGCGCCGTCTCGGCAATCGCGTGCGCGCGTCGAAACAGGCCGCCCCCTCGGGCTATCACGATCCGATGGGTCTGCCCGAGCTGCGCGTCGCCATTGCCGAACACGTCCGACGCGCGCGGGCCGTGCACTGCGGGCCGGAACAGGTCATCGTCACGTCGGGCACCCAGCAGGGCCTCTACATGGCCGGCCGCGTGCTTCTATCGCGCGGCGATCCGGTCTGGGCCGAGGATCCGGCCTATCCCGGCCTCACCGCCGTGCTCGACGATCTCGGCCTATCTACGCATCGCATCCCGGTCGACGCGCAGGGGATGAACGTGGAACGCGGCCTGGAACTCTGCCCGCAGGCACGCGCCGCATTCGTGACCCCATCGCATCAATATCCGATCGGCATGCCGCTCAGCATGGCGCGGCGCAACGCCCTGATCGCCTGGGCCGACCAGCACCGCGCCTGGATCGTGGAGGACGACTACGACAGCGAATTGCGTTATGCCGGACACCCCTTCCCTTCGATGCAGGGATTGCGCCCGTCACGCGTGATCTATCTCGGCACCTTCAGCAAGGTGCTCTTTCCGTCCCTGCGCCTCGGCTACGTCATCGCCCCTGCACCACTGGCGGAAGCCTTCGCCGGCGCGCGCGCCATTCTCGACCGGCACTCGCCGACATCAGAACAGCACGTTCTCGCGGCCTATATGAAGGAAGGCTATCTCGAAGCCCATATCCGGCGCATCCGCGGCCTCTATGCCGAACGCCGCGCCATCCTGCTGTCGGCGCTCGAACGCGCCTTGCCCGAGGGCTGCTGCATCGAGCCGAGCGACCAGGGCATGCACATTCTCCTATGGCTACCCGAAGGGACCGACGACGTGCAGCTCGCAGCCCGGGCGCTCTCGGCCGGCATCGCCGTTCGTGCGATCTCCCCCATGTATGCCGGCCAGCCCGCGCGCCCCGGCCTGATGCTGGGCTTCGGCGGCTTCCTGCAGGACGAGCTGCAAGCTGCGGTCGGCGAACTCGTAAGACTGCTGAGGCTTTGTGAAAGGCGGACAAGCGAACATATGCCACCGTGA
- a CDS encoding MarR family winged helix-turn-helix transcriptional regulator yields the protein MLIGALLRVPAQAIQRRLINGLNAAGFDELRLPHMAVLQFPGPDGARPGTIAERAGMSKQAINQLLRSLESFGYIVRSDVPGEGSARIVRFTERGHAAFSKMVDILRDIEDEWRAELGPERFAQLKGLLFVVWDSPLAR from the coding sequence ATGCTGATCGGCGCCCTGCTGCGCGTGCCGGCCCAGGCGATCCAGCGTCGTCTGATCAACGGGCTGAACGCCGCCGGTTTTGACGAGCTGCGTCTGCCGCATATGGCGGTTCTGCAGTTTCCAGGCCCGGACGGGGCGCGGCCGGGCACGATCGCCGAGCGCGCCGGCATGAGCAAGCAGGCGATCAACCAGCTGCTCCGCAGCCTCGAGAGTTTCGGCTATATCGTCCGCTCCGACGTTCCGGGAGAAGGCAGCGCGCGCATCGTCCGGTTTACCGAACGTGGACACGCCGCATTCTCGAAGATGGTCGACATATTGCGCGACATCGAGGACGAATGGCGCGCCGAGCTTGGGCCGGAGCGTTTCGCCCAACTCAAGGGGCTGCTGTTTGTCGTGTGGGACAGTCCGTTGGCGCGCTAA
- a CDS encoding cupin domain-containing protein: MPQRTIDARVNPSDEIIGTKGFAVRFLLTADNSNGSVAAFELMVPAALRLPAPAHSHNHYEETIYGLEGVLTWTVDEKQIDVGPGQALCIPRGAVHRFDNNGSQDVKALCVVTPAAIGPEYFREAFALLNAANGGPPDRAKMAEIMLRHGLMPAAPPT; this comes from the coding sequence ATGCCACAGAGAACCATCGATGCCCGCGTCAATCCTTCCGATGAAATCATTGGCACCAAAGGGTTCGCGGTTCGCTTCCTGCTGACTGCGGACAACTCGAACGGCAGCGTTGCCGCCTTCGAGCTCATGGTCCCGGCCGCGCTGCGACTGCCGGCGCCGGCGCACAGCCACAACCACTACGAGGAGACGATCTACGGCCTCGAGGGGGTGCTGACCTGGACGGTCGACGAAAAGCAGATCGACGTCGGGCCGGGGCAAGCGCTCTGCATTCCGCGCGGCGCCGTTCATCGGTTTGACAACAACGGCAGCCAGGACGTGAAGGCGCTCTGCGTGGTCACGCCGGCAGCGATCGGACCGGAGTATTTCCGCGAGGCTTTCGCGCTGCTCAACGCAGCGAACGGTGGTCCGCCGGACCGGGCCAAGATGGCGGAAATCATGCTCCGTCATGGTCTTATGCCAGCGGCGCCCCCGACATAA
- a CDS encoding lysozyme inhibitor LprI family protein: protein MATAAGAAGFDCSKAGSADEKIVCGDVKLSRLDELFNRRYAAQKKAAPDEDNIHTARNFLADRRDCGDDRSCILSAYLAVLWNISPDKNDFMQGISAQSLTGSQLPKASAIPEKTGHCAATSVLEVHPRLDNGGAADDADFANGTGIDYANDGYQVSYNREEALIRSKPGDPVTMCLVEIDRDCDPDEGGRLFLVTNGRTHESWILPDAQHKCGG, encoded by the coding sequence TTGGCGACGGCGGCGGGGGCTGCCGGCTTCGACTGTTCCAAGGCGGGCAGCGCCGATGAAAAGATCGTCTGCGGCGACGTCAAGCTCTCCCGGCTCGACGAGCTTTTCAACCGACGCTATGCCGCTCAGAAAAAAGCAGCGCCTGACGAGGATAACATCCATACCGCCCGCAATTTCCTGGCGGATCGGCGCGATTGCGGCGATGACAGATCGTGCATTCTGAGCGCCTATCTCGCCGTCCTCTGGAATATCTCGCCTGACAAAAACGATTTCATGCAGGGGATTTCAGCCCAGTCTCTCACGGGCAGCCAATTGCCGAAGGCGTCAGCGATCCCTGAGAAAACCGGGCACTGTGCCGCTACATCGGTTCTTGAGGTCCATCCCCGCCTCGACAATGGCGGGGCGGCTGACGATGCCGACTTCGCTAACGGCACGGGGATCGACTATGCCAATGACGGCTACCAGGTCTCCTATAACAGGGAGGAAGCGCTGATCAGATCGAAGCCCGGCGATCCCGTTACCATGTGCCTGGTCGAGATCGACCGCGATTGCGACCCCGACGAAGGCGGGAGGCTGTTCCTCGTTACCAACGGCCGTACTCACGAAAGCTGGATACTGCCCGATGCCCAGCACAAATGCGGCGGCTGA
- the miaA gene encoding tRNA (adenosine(37)-N6)-dimethylallyltransferase MiaA has product MMENLLSIENAILITGPTASGKSALALELARRHAGAVVNADSMQVYDTLRVLTARPSQEEMQDVPHHLYGHVPAGAVYSTGAWLRDVSALLPALKAAGQLPVFVGGTGLYFKALTGGLSDMPDIPEALREGLRARLVAEGPDGLHAELAAADPAMAASLNRQDGQRIVRALEVVKATGRSIADFQGRSGPVVIDAAKARKIVVLPERAVLHARINGRFEKMLREGAEDEVRVLLALGLPAEAPVMKAIGVSQIAAMLKGEMTRDEVLEKGAAATRQYAKRQMTWFRNQMNESWERLTV; this is encoded by the coding sequence ATGATGGAAAACCTTTTGAGCATAGAGAACGCGATCCTGATAACCGGGCCGACCGCCAGCGGCAAGTCCGCGCTCGCTCTCGAATTGGCGAGGCGTCACGCAGGCGCGGTTGTCAACGCCGACAGCATGCAGGTCTACGACACGCTGCGGGTGCTGACAGCGCGCCCCTCGCAAGAGGAGATGCAGGATGTGCCGCATCATCTCTACGGCCATGTGCCGGCAGGTGCTGTCTATTCCACAGGCGCCTGGCTGCGCGATGTCTCGGCGCTTCTGCCGGCGCTGAAGGCCGCCGGTCAATTGCCGGTCTTCGTCGGCGGCACCGGGCTTTACTTCAAGGCGCTGACCGGCGGCCTCTCCGATATGCCCGATATACCCGAGGCGCTGCGGGAGGGACTTCGGGCCCGGCTTGTGGCGGAGGGGCCGGACGGGCTCCACGCGGAGCTTGCCGCGGCTGATCCCGCCATGGCGGCAAGCCTCAACCGCCAGGACGGGCAGCGCATCGTCCGGGCGCTGGAAGTGGTGAAGGCGACGGGGCGATCGATCGCCGATTTTCAGGGCCGGTCGGGTCCTGTCGTGATCGACGCGGCCAAGGCCCGCAAGATCGTCGTCCTGCCGGAGAGGGCCGTGCTGCACGCACGCATCAACGGCCGTTTCGAAAAGATGCTGCGCGAAGGCGCGGAAGACGAGGTGAGGGTGCTGCTTGCGCTCGGCCTGCCCGCCGAGGCCCCTGTGATGAAGGCGATCGGCGTCTCGCAGATCGCCGCGATGCTGAAGGGCGAGATGACGCGCGACGAGGTGCTGGAGAAGGGCGCCGCGGCGACGCGGCAATATGCCAAGCGCCAAATGACATGGTTCCGCAACCAGATGAACGAGAGCTGGGAGCGCCTGACGGTTTAG
- the serB gene encoding phosphoserine phosphatase SerB — MALVATLVANPSNPVLTPEIAEQAAKAVEASGLYWLADGVACDIALRDGTDAQAAEANLLAVISSAPIDLVIQEQDSRRKKLLIADMDSTMIGQECIDELAAEVGLKEKVATITARAMNGEIAFEPALRERVALLKGLPISVVDEVIARRITLTPGGPELIATMKSKGHYTALVSGGFTVFTSRIAATLGFDENRANTLLEDGGILSGFVAEPILGKQAKVDALNEISARLGISPKEAIAVGDGANDLGMLHLAGSGVALHAKPAVAAEAQMRINHGDLTALLYIQGYRKTDFVTA, encoded by the coding sequence ATGGCCCTCGTTGCCACGCTTGTTGCCAATCCGTCAAATCCTGTCCTGACCCCAGAGATCGCCGAACAGGCGGCCAAGGCCGTGGAGGCGTCCGGTCTTTACTGGCTGGCGGATGGCGTCGCCTGTGACATAGCCCTGCGCGACGGCACGGATGCGCAAGCGGCCGAAGCCAATCTCCTCGCCGTCATATCAAGCGCGCCCATCGATCTCGTCATCCAGGAGCAGGACAGCCGCCGCAAGAAGCTTTTGATCGCCGACATGGATTCGACGATGATCGGCCAGGAATGCATCGATGAACTCGCCGCCGAAGTCGGCCTGAAAGAAAAGGTCGCGACCATTACCGCCCGCGCCATGAACGGCGAAATCGCCTTCGAGCCGGCGCTGCGTGAGCGGGTCGCCCTCTTGAAGGGCCTGCCGATCTCAGTGGTCGACGAGGTCATCGCCAGGCGCATCACGCTCACCCCGGGCGGCCCGGAGCTGATCGCCACGATGAAGTCGAAGGGCCATTACACCGCCCTCGTTTCCGGCGGCTTCACCGTCTTTACCAGCCGCATCGCCGCCACGCTCGGCTTCGACGAGAACCGCGCCAACACGCTGCTCGAAGACGGCGGCATCCTCTCCGGTTTCGTCGCCGAGCCGATCCTCGGCAAGCAGGCAAAGGTGGACGCGCTGAACGAGATTTCGGCCCGCCTCGGCATTTCGCCGAAAGAAGCGATCGCCGTCGGCGACGGCGCCAACGATCTCGGCATGCTGCACCTCGCCGGCTCCGGCGTCGCCCTCCACGCCAAACCCGCCGTCGCAGCCGAGGCGCAAATGCGCATCAACCACGGCGACCTGACGGCGCTGCTCTATATCCAGGGCTATCGGAAGACGGATTTTGTGACGGCTTGA
- a CDS encoding Do family serine endopeptidase encodes MAPTNRSPFRRTLALLASAAILAQAGMSGIAHAQTAPEAAAPGMATPPAAAQTAPAPAAPQQVPPIQSTVPNNGPASVADLAEGLLDAVVNISTSQSVKDDEGVGPAPRAPDGSPFQEFFNDFFNKKQGNKGGNHNVSSLGSGFVIDPTGYIVTNNHVIEGADDIEVNFANGSKLKAKLIGTDTKTDLSVLKVEPRTPLKSVKFGDSSTMRIGDWVMAIGNPFGFGGSVTVGIISGRGRNINAGPYDNFIQTDAAINKGNSGGPLFNMKGEVIGINTAIISPSGGSIGIGFSVPSELASGVVEQLRQYGETRRGWLGVRIQPVTDDIAESLGLDTAKGALVAGVIKGGPVDDGSIKAGDVILKFDGKAVTEMRDLPRVVAESAVGKQVDVVVLRDGKEQTVKVTLGRLEDSDQPGGDDAAPDGSQDGVITPDPDENNDMDQPDTGDQAQPAPTSPDQHQGQGQTAPDAATPKNVLGLSLSLLSPETRKAFGIAESVDGVVVTEVTPGSASAEKGLKPGDVIVEVAQEFMKSPDAVAAKVQSLKQEGRRNAQLMIASANGDLRFVAVPME; translated from the coding sequence ATGGCCCCCACGAATCGCTCGCCCTTCAGACGAACGCTCGCGCTACTGGCCAGCGCCGCAATCCTGGCGCAGGCCGGGATGAGCGGGATTGCCCATGCGCAGACAGCGCCTGAAGCCGCTGCACCCGGGATGGCCACGCCTCCTGCCGCCGCACAGACGGCTCCGGCACCCGCCGCGCCGCAGCAGGTTCCGCCGATCCAGTCCACCGTGCCCAACAACGGACCGGCCTCGGTCGCCGATCTCGCAGAAGGCCTGCTCGATGCCGTGGTCAATATCTCGACCTCGCAGAGCGTGAAGGACGACGAGGGCGTCGGTCCTGCGCCGCGCGCGCCCGACGGCTCGCCTTTCCAGGAATTCTTCAACGACTTCTTCAACAAGAAGCAGGGCAACAAGGGCGGCAACCACAATGTCAGCTCGCTCGGCTCCGGCTTCGTCATCGATCCCACAGGCTATATCGTCACGAACAACCACGTGATCGAGGGCGCCGACGATATCGAGGTCAATTTCGCCAATGGTTCGAAGCTCAAGGCGAAGCTGATCGGCACGGATACGAAGACCGACCTTTCGGTGCTGAAGGTCGAACCGAGGACTCCGCTGAAGTCGGTGAAGTTCGGCGATTCCAGCACGATGCGCATCGGCGACTGGGTGATGGCGATCGGCAATCCCTTCGGCTTCGGCGGTTCGGTGACGGTCGGCATCATTTCCGGGCGCGGCCGCAACATCAATGCCGGCCCCTACGACAACTTCATCCAGACGGATGCGGCGATCAACAAGGGCAATTCCGGCGGTCCGCTCTTCAACATGAAGGGTGAGGTGATCGGCATCAACACGGCGATCATCTCGCCGAGCGGCGGCTCGATCGGCATCGGCTTCTCGGTGCCGTCGGAGCTTGCCTCCGGCGTCGTCGAACAGCTGCGCCAATATGGCGAGACGCGGCGCGGCTGGCTCGGCGTGCGCATCCAGCCGGTGACCGACGATATTGCCGAAAGCCTTGGGCTTGACACCGCCAAGGGCGCGCTGGTCGCCGGCGTCATCAAGGGCGGGCCGGTCGATGACGGCTCGATCAAGGCGGGCGACGTCATCTTGAAATTCGACGGTAAGGCCGTCACCGAAATGCGCGACCTGCCGCGCGTCGTGGCGGAAAGCGCCGTCGGCAAGCAGGTCGACGTCGTCGTGCTGCGCGACGGCAAGGAGCAGACCGTCAAGGTGACGCTCGGCCGGCTTGAGGACAGCGATCAGCCGGGCGGAGACGATGCCGCGCCCGACGGTTCGCAGGACGGCGTGATCACTCCGGATCCCGACGAAAACAACGACATGGACCAGCCTGATACCGGCGATCAGGCGCAGCCCGCGCCGACCTCGCCCGACCAGCATCAGGGCCAAGGTCAAACGGCACCGGATGCGGCAACGCCAAAGAATGTGCTCGGCCTGTCGCTCTCGCTGCTGAGCCCCGAGACGCGCAAGGCTTTCGGCATCGCCGAAAGCGTCGACGGCGTCGTCGTCACCGAGGTGACGCCGGGCTCTGCGTCGGCCGAAAAGGGACTGAAGCCCGGCGACGTGATCGTCGAAGTGGCGCAGGAATTCATGAAGTCGCCCGACGCGGTCGCCGCCAAGGTGCAGTCGCTGAAACAGGAAGGCCGCCGTAATGCGCAGCTGATGATCGCTTCGGCGAATGGCGATCTGCGGTTCGTGGCGGTGCCGATGGAGTAG